In the Helianthus annuus cultivar XRQ/B chromosome 11, HanXRQr2.0-SUNRISE, whole genome shotgun sequence genome, one interval contains:
- the LOC110888363 gene encoding uncharacterized protein LOC110888363 has translation MADARNVNEDDDTTRQEAFNRRVTEVAEGVMQAHLPRLAQEVEIRVLGVVDAMMTSKIEELKELIEGSRSKGKERRYMYKDFMACNPATYDGNIDPIAFQRWISNIEAVFIRNRCDKEDQVMFATGQLTLQAKDWWDAYSKEIGEDRLQLMTWQEFKEPFMRYHCPQSAIDKIQEDFLRLRQKNESINEISNIFMDKMKFCGDFVKTERMKINRFYGRQEERGEKRSSEKGASSGPSKKGKFQDQGRKEKSKGGITPCKTCGKLHTGECLLGKKGCYKCGKEGHSSYQCPNNPKTCFNCFERGHIKSECPKLQQESKKEDKKQEGSKTKGRMFQITSEETKSHPNVVSGIFLLNSIPVYVLFDTGATMSFISNEIVQHPPFKVERMSIPLEVEIADSKNYLLHEICRSCILTIKDEEFDIDLISMILGEFKVIVGMDWMSQNHAEISCETKTILIQSPSGRRLNIQGERKVEAELCTLVQAIKYVLNGSRTYLDYVVDTQQGSPKLEDVEIGNEFPDVFPEELPGLPPEREVEF, from the exons ATGGCTGATGCAAGAAACGTTAATGAGGATGATGACACGACTCGTCAAGAAGCCTTTAACCGTAGGGTCACGGAGGTGGCGGAAGGGGTTATGCAAGCCCATCTTCCACGATTAGCTCAAGAGGTAGAAATCCGGGTTTTGGGAGTCGTGGATGCTATGATGACTAGTAAGATCGAGGAATTGAAAGAACTGATTGAAGGGTCTAGAAGTAAAGGCAAGGAACGACGATACATGTACAAAGACTTCATGGCGTGCAATCCTGCAACATATGATGGTAATATTGATCCGATCGCATTCCAAAGATGGATTTCGAATATAGAAGCGGTATTTATACGAAATCGATGTGATAAGGAAGATCAGGTGATGTTCGCTACTGGCCAACTCACTCTtcaagcaaaagattggtgggatgcgtATAGCAAGGAAATAGGGGAAGACAGACTCCAATTAATGACCTGGCAAGAATTTAAGGAGCCCTTTATGAGATACCATTGTCCTCAGTCGGCTATTGATAAGATTCAGGAGGATTTCTTGCGCCTTCGACAGAAAAATGAGTCAATAAATGAGATATCAAATATCttcatggataagatgaagttttgcgGAGATTTTGTGAAGActgaaaggatgaagatcaatcGTTTCTACGGG AGACAAGAAGAACGCGGTGAAAAGAGATCAAGTGAAAAGGGTGCAAGTTCGGGTCCATCTAAAAAGGGAAAGTTTCAAGACCAAGGGAGGAAGGAAAAATCGAAGGGTGGAATTACTCCTTGTAAGACTTGTGGAAAACTCCATACTGGAGAGTGCCTGTTAGGCAAAAAGGGGTGCTACAAATGCGGTAAGGAGGGGCATTCATCTTATCAATGCCCAAATAACCCGAAGACTTGTTTCAATTGTTTTGAAAGGGGACACATTAAATCAGAATGCCCAAAACTTCAGCAAGAATCGAAAAAGGaagataagaagcaagagggttCTAAGACTAAAGGAAGGATGTTCCAAATCACATCCGAAGAAACCAAGTCCCATCcgaatgtggtctcaggtatcttTCTATTGAACTCTATACCGGTTTATGTTTTATTTGATACCGGAGCCACTATGTCGTTTATTTCAAACGAAATTGTACAACATCCTCCATTTAAGGTTGAACGAATGTCGATACCCTTAGAAGTAGAAATAGCCGATAGCAAAAATTATTTGTTGCACGAAATATGTAGGAGTTGTATATTAACCATCAAAGATGAGGAGTTTGACATCGATCTTATATCTATGATTTTGGGGGAATTTAAAgtaatagtgggtatggattggatgTCCCAAAACCACGCGGAGATAAGTTGTGAGACCAAAACAATACTTATCCAATCTCCAAGTGGAAGGCGATTAAATATACAAGGCGAAAGAAAGGTGGAAGCGGAGCTATGTACCCTTGTTCAAGCCATTAAGTATGTGCTCAATGGGAGTAGGACATATTTAGATTATGTGGTAGATACTCAACAAGGTTCCCCGAAACTTGAAGATGTCGAAATTGGGAACGAATTtcctgatgtatttccggaagaatTGCCGGGGCTCCCTCCCGAGCGAGAAGTAGAGTTTTGA